A single region of the Gemmata palustris genome encodes:
- a CDS encoding GH3 family domain-containing protein, translated as MPSTKFLAPVANNRLVRKAADAALLRYSHYRTVQLDQMDAGAVQHATLKRLVRAARRTRFGHDHDFSRITSVADYQARVPVRDYEWFWNTYWKDAYPNLDNVTWPGKIPYYALSSGTTSGATKYIPVSWDMVRSNKKAAFTTTSLFRHVNPAAKLFTGKFFFLGGSTDLRKQADGSLAGDLSGIAAKELYEFLRPYTFPPAELTLIADWEEKVRRFAELSAREPITALSGVPAWMYVLFSRLKDVTGKKTVAEAWPDLRLVIHGGTKFDPYRDLFKKEIGSDLVKFCEVYPCSEGFIATEDPRYNLLRIVPDHDIFFEFIPLEEVGKESPTRHTLANVEIGVQYAVVITSCAGVWSYLVGDTVAFEKRNPPLIRFTGRTKYFLSAFGEHLISEEVEKAVTHAATVCGVSALDFHVGPVFPSQPGTPGHHLYLIEFADRAPDTARFAKEIDAELTRINEDYGPHRVGDLAMLVPEVRVVKRGGFDEWMKARGKYGGQNKVPRMDNGGTMTKDMATWFAEHGYV; from the coding sequence ATGCCGAGCACCAAATTTCTCGCGCCGGTCGCGAACAACCGGCTCGTCCGCAAGGCGGCCGACGCCGCGCTCCTCCGGTACTCGCACTACCGCACCGTTCAGCTCGACCAGATGGACGCCGGGGCCGTGCAACACGCGACCCTGAAGCGCCTCGTCCGCGCGGCCCGGCGCACCCGGTTCGGGCACGATCACGACTTCTCCCGCATCACCTCGGTGGCCGACTACCAGGCCCGCGTGCCCGTGCGCGACTACGAGTGGTTCTGGAACACCTACTGGAAGGACGCCTACCCGAACCTCGACAACGTCACCTGGCCGGGCAAGATCCCGTACTACGCGCTCTCGTCCGGCACGACGAGCGGCGCGACCAAGTACATTCCGGTATCGTGGGACATGGTGCGGTCGAACAAGAAGGCGGCGTTCACCACCACCTCGCTGTTCCGGCACGTTAACCCGGCTGCGAAACTCTTCACCGGGAAGTTCTTTTTTCTCGGCGGCAGCACCGATTTGCGGAAGCAGGCCGACGGCAGTCTCGCGGGCGACTTGAGCGGGATCGCGGCGAAGGAGCTGTACGAGTTCCTCCGCCCGTACACGTTCCCGCCGGCCGAACTGACGCTCATCGCCGACTGGGAAGAGAAGGTCCGGCGGTTCGCGGAACTGAGCGCGCGCGAGCCGATCACGGCCCTGAGCGGCGTACCCGCGTGGATGTACGTCCTGTTCTCGCGCCTGAAAGACGTGACCGGCAAGAAGACGGTAGCCGAGGCGTGGCCCGACCTGCGCCTCGTGATCCACGGCGGCACCAAGTTCGACCCGTACCGCGACCTGTTTAAGAAAGAAATCGGCAGCGACCTCGTGAAGTTCTGCGAGGTGTACCCGTGCTCGGAAGGGTTCATCGCGACCGAAGACCCGCGGTACAATCTGCTGCGGATCGTGCCCGATCACGACATCTTCTTCGAGTTCATCCCGCTTGAAGAAGTGGGCAAGGAGTCCCCCACGCGCCACACGCTCGCGAACGTGGAAATCGGGGTGCAGTACGCGGTGGTCATCACGTCGTGCGCGGGGGTGTGGTCGTACCTCGTGGGCGACACGGTCGCGTTCGAGAAGCGGAACCCGCCGCTGATCCGCTTCACCGGGCGCACGAAGTATTTCCTCTCGGCGTTCGGCGAGCACCTCATCAGCGAGGAAGTGGAAAAGGCCGTCACCCACGCCGCGACCGTCTGCGGGGTGAGCGCGCTGGACTTCCACGTCGGCCCGGTGTTCCCGTCGCAGCCCGGCACACCGGGGCACCACCTGTACCTGATCGAGTTCGCGGACCGCGCCCCCGATACCGCCCGCTTCGCCAAGGAAATTGATGCGGAGCTTACGCGCATCAACGAGGACTACGGGCCGCACCGCGTCGGCGACTTGGCGATGCTGGTGCCCGAAGTGCGCGTCGTGAAGCGCGGCGGGTTCGACGAGTGGATGAAGGCCCGCGGAAAGTACGGCGGGCAGAACAAGGTGCCGCGCATGGACAATGGCGGCACGATGACAAAGGACATGGCGACGTGGTTCGCGGAGCACGGGTACGTTTAA
- a CDS encoding YidC/Oxa1 family insertase periplasmic-domain containing protein, with protein sequence MRKNALNVVVFIFLAGGLVFLWQYAEKNWVPKPAKKEDLAEKFVEDLKKRAEEDAKIVAEAAEKKQAAQKSLTAAGGGLVVAGELPKPKPPEPPKIAAPKFGGVDPRVLAEAITNGIFDYTARPTLIALGKDTFYNHFLLTTQGGGVQQVVLPKFWQADRLGREVKRKDENGTPTKVPLYLVPGVTYTRSKQLREEYRVPDLVPGKVADPSGLAEPSYTVFHYPTPDDKNPDPFLGTTNWTVVSEERPNEGDHKVVFEKELGEPYFVKLRKTYTLGPKDYHVGLRVEIEKLEVPGSVKGRGQLRYQLSGPRGLPIEGEWYTSTYRVAITGWKDAKNTPRRQYEDSASIGLKRGGEIVTRGENTFKYMVVANQYFASGVAIDDTAEGPAKNPWAYVRATTEIPLDKKQDPNLTHFDDITVRAASETIDLKPGEKVSHSYLIYNGPSKVGLLELMPREGNTEPAVSKDLVKRYKDELILSTLTDFRSDTWIGRFASSIYWTELVITTTNLMHMFLYYINSAVGSWALSIVLLTACVRLVLLMPSRKQTAMSMKMMEVQKRLQPEFEKLQEKYKDDMHSYNREKTRLMMQHGANPFAMMGGCLLLVAQMPIMMGLYFGLQESIFFRLDSALWIDNLAAPDMLVWWGENIPFISTPEDIGSFIYLGPYFNLLPILAVGLMLYQQAKMMPTSTDPQAEQQRMMMKMMMVMMAVFFYKVAAGLALYFIVSTGWAIIERQFIPKPKIDGFNPDGNGTTANTYPKAGSPNGKSPTAADAVAAAQQKSKGLLGRLRERLQAKMEEMQRQADEQAKRQIRNDPNRPNGTTPAPGTGPDNRPNAPRRDKKKRKK encoded by the coding sequence ATGCGCAAGAACGCTCTTAACGTCGTTGTCTTCATATTCCTCGCCGGGGGACTCGTCTTCCTTTGGCAGTACGCGGAAAAGAACTGGGTTCCGAAACCCGCCAAGAAGGAAGATCTGGCGGAGAAGTTCGTTGAGGATCTGAAGAAGCGGGCCGAGGAGGACGCGAAGATCGTCGCGGAGGCCGCCGAAAAGAAGCAGGCCGCGCAGAAGTCGCTCACCGCGGCCGGGGGCGGGCTCGTGGTCGCGGGCGAACTCCCGAAGCCCAAGCCCCCGGAACCGCCGAAGATCGCCGCGCCCAAGTTCGGTGGGGTCGATCCGCGGGTTCTGGCCGAAGCGATCACGAACGGCATCTTCGATTACACCGCCCGCCCCACGCTCATCGCCCTCGGGAAAGACACGTTCTACAACCACTTCCTACTCACCACGCAGGGCGGCGGCGTGCAGCAGGTCGTGCTGCCGAAGTTCTGGCAAGCCGACCGCCTCGGGCGCGAGGTCAAGCGGAAGGACGAGAACGGCACCCCGACCAAAGTTCCGTTGTACCTGGTCCCCGGCGTGACGTACACGCGGTCCAAACAGCTCCGCGAGGAGTACCGCGTCCCGGACCTCGTGCCGGGTAAGGTCGCCGACCCGTCGGGCCTCGCCGAGCCGAGCTACACCGTCTTCCACTATCCCACGCCCGACGACAAGAACCCGGACCCGTTCCTGGGCACCACGAACTGGACCGTTGTGTCCGAAGAGCGCCCCAACGAGGGCGATCACAAGGTCGTGTTCGAGAAGGAACTCGGCGAGCCGTACTTCGTGAAATTGCGGAAGACCTACACACTCGGACCAAAGGACTACCACGTCGGGCTGCGCGTCGAGATCGAGAAGTTAGAGGTTCCCGGCTCCGTGAAGGGCAGGGGGCAGTTGCGGTACCAACTCTCCGGTCCGCGCGGGCTGCCCATTGAGGGCGAGTGGTACACCAGCACATACCGCGTGGCAATCACGGGATGGAAGGATGCGAAGAACACCCCCCGCCGCCAGTACGAGGACTCGGCTTCCATTGGCCTCAAGCGCGGGGGCGAGATCGTCACACGCGGTGAGAACACTTTCAAATACATGGTGGTCGCCAACCAATACTTCGCGTCCGGTGTCGCCATCGACGACACCGCCGAAGGCCCGGCGAAGAACCCGTGGGCTTACGTCCGTGCCACGACCGAGATCCCGCTCGACAAGAAGCAAGACCCGAACCTGACGCACTTCGATGACATCACCGTGCGAGCCGCGTCCGAGACGATCGACCTCAAACCCGGTGAAAAGGTCAGCCACAGCTACCTGATCTACAACGGCCCCTCGAAGGTCGGGCTCCTCGAACTCATGCCCAGGGAGGGTAATACAGAGCCGGCCGTGAGCAAGGATTTGGTGAAGCGCTACAAGGACGAGCTGATCCTCTCCACGCTCACCGACTTCCGCTCCGACACGTGGATCGGTCGGTTCGCCAGCTCGATTTACTGGACGGAACTCGTCATCACGACCACCAACCTGATGCACATGTTCCTCTACTACATCAACAGCGCCGTCGGAAGTTGGGCGCTGTCCATCGTGCTCCTCACCGCGTGCGTGCGCCTCGTGCTGCTGATGCCCAGCCGCAAGCAGACCGCGATGAGCATGAAGATGATGGAAGTGCAGAAGCGGCTGCAGCCCGAGTTCGAGAAGCTGCAAGAAAAGTACAAGGACGACATGCACTCCTACAACCGCGAGAAGACGCGGTTGATGATGCAGCACGGGGCCAACCCGTTCGCGATGATGGGCGGGTGCCTCCTGCTCGTGGCACAAATGCCCATCATGATGGGGCTCTACTTCGGGTTGCAGGAGAGCATCTTCTTCCGGCTCGACTCGGCCCTGTGGATCGACAACCTCGCCGCGCCGGACATGCTCGTCTGGTGGGGCGAGAACATCCCGTTCATCAGCACTCCCGAAGACATCGGCAGCTTCATCTACCTGGGGCCGTACTTCAACCTGCTCCCGATCCTGGCCGTGGGGCTGATGCTCTACCAGCAGGCGAAGATGATGCCGACCTCGACCGATCCGCAGGCGGAACAGCAGCGGATGATGATGAAGATGATGATGGTGATGATGGCGGTGTTCTTCTACAAGGTGGCGGCGGGTCTGGCGCTGTACTTCATCGTGAGCACCGGGTGGGCCATCATCGAGCGCCAGTTCATCCCCAAGCCCAAGATCGACGGCTTCAACCCCGACGGCAACGGCACGACCGCGAACACCTACCCCAAGGCCGGTTCGCCGAACGGCAAATCGCCGACCGCTGCGGACGCGGTGGCCGCAGCACAACAGAAGAGTAAGGGGCTACTCGGGCGCCTCCGCGAAAGGCTCCAGGCCAAGATGGAGGAGATGCAGCGGCAGGCCGACGAGCAGGCGAAGCGCCAGATCCGCAACGACCCGAACCGTCCCAACGGTACGACGCCCGCGCCAGGAACCGGCCCGGACAACCGACCGAACGCCCCGCGCCGCGACAAGAAGAAGCGCAAGAAGTGA
- a CDS encoding DJ-1/PfpI family protein translates to MPVKQILMLVGDFVEDYEVMVPFQALQMVGHTVHAVCPDKRAGDKVRTAVHDFEGDQTYSEKPGHNFALNATFAEIDVTKYDALVIPGGRAPEYLRLNADVLNAVRHFFSANKPVAAICHGPQLLAAAGVLKNRTCSAYPAVGPDIGLCGGVLADVPIDGTHVDGNLVTAPAWPAHPTWLRAFLKVLGTKIEM, encoded by the coding sequence ATGCCCGTAAAGCAGATCCTGATGCTGGTCGGCGACTTCGTGGAAGACTACGAGGTGATGGTCCCGTTCCAGGCGCTCCAGATGGTCGGGCACACCGTCCACGCGGTCTGCCCCGACAAGCGCGCCGGCGACAAAGTGCGCACCGCGGTCCACGACTTCGAGGGCGACCAAACGTATTCCGAGAAGCCCGGCCACAACTTCGCGCTGAACGCGACCTTCGCGGAAATCGACGTTACGAAGTACGACGCGCTCGTGATTCCCGGCGGGCGCGCCCCGGAGTACCTCCGCCTGAACGCGGACGTGCTGAACGCGGTCCGGCACTTCTTCAGCGCGAACAAGCCGGTCGCGGCAATCTGTCACGGCCCGCAGCTCCTCGCCGCAGCCGGCGTGTTAAAAAACCGGACGTGCAGCGCCTACCCCGCGGTCGGTCCAGACATCGGGTTGTGCGGCGGCGTGCTCGCGGACGTGCCGATCGACGGCACGCACGTGGACGGAAACCTCGTGACTGCTCCAGCGTGGCCGGCTCACCCCACTTGGTTGCGCGCGTTCTTGAAAGTGCTCGGGACCAAGATCGAAATGTGA
- a CDS encoding TIGR02996 domain-containing protein, producing MNEEDALLRAICEHPDEDMPRLAFADWLDEQGTVSAAWAELIRVQMALARGAGDPRERLVARERELAPVVVESWPERMGLPVGLMWQNWTRGFPFTLAGPGELIRAAHPRFAGRVPLCEFNFRGATDADLLALATWTEARLVRKLGVWTDTERITERAFIAMVDCEHLGKLERLRMERVQLTERAAVAFLDSPFMAGLLHLKLLVGGLGHLSSGTRERLRGRFGEYDVY from the coding sequence ATGAACGAAGAAGACGCATTGCTTCGCGCGATCTGTGAGCACCCGGACGAGGACATGCCGCGGTTGGCGTTCGCCGACTGGCTCGACGAGCAGGGCACGGTGAGCGCGGCTTGGGCGGAACTGATTCGCGTGCAAATGGCGCTGGCACGCGGGGCCGGGGACCCGCGCGAACGACTCGTCGCCCGCGAGCGCGAACTCGCGCCGGTCGTCGTCGAGTCGTGGCCGGAACGAATGGGGCTGCCGGTCGGCTTGATGTGGCAGAACTGGACCCGCGGGTTCCCGTTCACACTCGCGGGACCGGGCGAACTTATCCGCGCCGCGCACCCGAGGTTCGCCGGGCGCGTCCCGCTCTGCGAGTTCAACTTCCGCGGTGCGACCGATGCGGACCTACTCGCGCTCGCGACATGGACCGAAGCGCGGCTCGTGCGCAAACTCGGCGTGTGGACCGATACCGAGAGGATTACGGAACGTGCGTTCATAGCGATGGTCGATTGCGAGCACCTCGGTAAGCTGGAACGACTCCGAATGGAACGGGTCCAGCTCACCGAGCGGGCCGCGGTCGCGTTCCTCGATTCGCCGTTCATGGCCGGATTGCTTCACCTCAAACTGCTCGTCGGCGGACTGGGCCACCTCAGCTCCGGCACCCGGGAGCGGCTCCGCGGGCGGTTCGGTGAGTACGACGTGTACTGA
- a CDS encoding alpha/beta fold hydrolase: protein MRSPIKGLIDRLRPRHYGRRHPLVLINGLAEQAESWYRNRKFWSRFFDVHTPNILAYEGETIHRLIAAKEPITVDYLVNQLHIYLDQFVQTPPYHLVASSLGGKVAVEFAARYPEMIGRVVLLCPSGMGDEEQLPIMDGVVGRNAEMMVKSVFHKPRLVDREIERYYRSKFANRKWQKGFIRTVRGTLAHTVRDKMKHVLAPTLLVTASGDKVCSPVTAEEAARELPNGHFRKIERCGHAPQIEKHWLINRLVVDFLSSTEPTAHPSWTKLILAKPTRASK from the coding sequence ATGCGTTCCCCTATTAAGGGGCTGATCGACCGGCTCCGGCCGCGACACTACGGCCGCCGGCATCCGCTCGTGCTCATCAACGGGTTGGCCGAACAGGCCGAGTCGTGGTACCGCAACCGCAAGTTCTGGTCGCGGTTCTTCGACGTCCACACCCCGAACATCCTCGCCTACGAGGGCGAGACCATCCACCGGTTGATCGCGGCCAAGGAGCCGATCACGGTCGACTACCTGGTGAACCAGCTCCACATTTACCTCGACCAGTTCGTGCAGACGCCGCCCTACCACCTGGTCGCGAGCAGCCTGGGCGGGAAGGTCGCCGTCGAGTTCGCCGCGCGCTACCCGGAGATGATCGGCCGCGTCGTGCTGCTGTGCCCGTCGGGTATGGGGGACGAGGAGCAGTTGCCGATCATGGACGGCGTGGTGGGCCGGAACGCGGAAATGATGGTGAAGAGCGTGTTCCACAAGCCCCGGCTCGTGGACCGCGAGATCGAGCGGTACTACCGATCGAAGTTCGCGAACCGCAAGTGGCAGAAGGGGTTCATCCGCACGGTGCGCGGGACCCTCGCGCACACCGTGCGCGACAAGATGAAGCACGTGCTGGCGCCCACCCTGCTCGTCACCGCGTCCGGGGACAAGGTGTGCAGCCCGGTCACGGCCGAGGAAGCGGCCCGCGAGCTGCCCAACGGCCACTTCCGCAAGATCGAGCGGTGCGGGCACGCCCCGCAGATCGAGAAGCACTGGCTGATCAACCGACTGGTCGTAGACTTCCTCAGTTCGACAGAACCGACCGCACACCCGTCGTGGACCAAACTCATCCTGGCGAAGCCAACCCGAGCGAGCAAATAA
- a CDS encoding methionine--tRNA ligase has translation MKELTVTDKPRWFQTTAIDYPNSRPHIGTAFEKLGADVQARYRRMEGFDVFFLMGNDENTVKVSKRAADLNQDTQAYCDDMARQFREVWDALDISYDTFVQTSSERHKQCCRKFIQKVYDNGHIYKGSYEGWYCEGCEEFKSEKDHKENNGLCPNHRTPLARRAEPCYFFKLSTFQDRLLKHYEEYPDFIQPESRKNEIVSLIKTEGLRDIPISRLNQTWGVRIPFDPEFTIYVWFDALLTYITGIGYGDDEATFKKYWPCDTHFIGKDITRFHCALWPAMLWAAGEAAPKKVFAHGFVYVKNEEAGTVEKISKSLGNAIEPMEIIRQFSAEAFRYFFLRECPYPSDGEFGWGRFAEVYNSELANNLGNLFSREMTITWKNFGGVFDETAGRVPESVVPGLNLELFVGEVREHIEACRYNLALQKIVQDFLTPTNQYLESNAPWKLVKTDKDAAKRVLFNAVQSLRIASILLKPFIPKSAETIYTSFNFPTPWAEVKYADATALTAQPDDLRVTAELIEGKVKPLFPRIG, from the coding sequence ATGAAGGAGTTGACCGTGACGGACAAACCCCGCTGGTTCCAGACGACCGCAATCGACTACCCGAACAGCCGGCCGCACATCGGTACCGCGTTCGAGAAACTCGGCGCCGACGTGCAGGCCCGGTACCGGCGCATGGAGGGGTTCGACGTCTTCTTCCTGATGGGCAACGACGAGAACACGGTGAAGGTGTCGAAACGCGCCGCCGACCTCAATCAGGACACGCAGGCGTACTGCGACGACATGGCCCGACAGTTCCGCGAGGTGTGGGACGCACTGGACATCAGCTACGACACCTTCGTGCAGACGAGCAGTGAGCGCCACAAACAGTGCTGCCGTAAGTTCATCCAGAAGGTTTACGACAACGGGCACATCTACAAGGGCAGTTACGAGGGCTGGTACTGCGAGGGGTGCGAGGAGTTCAAGAGCGAGAAAGATCACAAGGAGAACAACGGTCTGTGCCCGAACCACCGGACCCCGCTCGCGCGGCGGGCGGAGCCGTGCTACTTCTTCAAACTGTCCACGTTTCAGGATCGGCTACTGAAGCACTACGAGGAGTACCCCGACTTCATTCAACCGGAGAGCCGGAAGAACGAGATCGTCAGCCTTATCAAAACGGAGGGGCTGCGCGACATTCCCATTAGTCGATTGAATCAGACGTGGGGCGTTCGCATCCCGTTCGACCCGGAGTTCACAATTTACGTCTGGTTCGACGCGCTACTCACGTACATCACCGGCATCGGGTACGGTGACGACGAGGCGACGTTCAAGAAGTATTGGCCCTGCGATACGCACTTTATTGGGAAGGATATTACCCGCTTTCACTGCGCCCTCTGGCCCGCGATGCTGTGGGCCGCGGGCGAAGCCGCCCCAAAGAAGGTGTTCGCGCACGGCTTCGTCTACGTCAAGAACGAGGAAGCGGGCACCGTCGAGAAGATCAGCAAATCACTCGGCAACGCCATTGAGCCAATGGAGATCATTCGGCAGTTTAGCGCGGAGGCGTTCCGGTATTTCTTCCTGCGTGAGTGCCCGTACCCGTCGGACGGTGAGTTCGGCTGGGGGCGGTTCGCGGAGGTTTACAACTCCGAGCTGGCGAACAACCTCGGCAACCTGTTCTCCCGCGAGATGACGATCACGTGGAAGAACTTCGGCGGGGTGTTCGACGAGACCGCCGGTCGGGTGCCGGAATCGGTCGTGCCCGGGTTGAACCTGGAGTTGTTCGTTGGGGAAGTGCGCGAGCACATCGAAGCGTGCCGGTACAACCTCGCGCTCCAGAAGATCGTGCAGGATTTCCTCACGCCGACGAACCAGTACCTCGAATCGAACGCCCCCTGGAAGCTTGTGAAGACGGACAAGGACGCGGCCAAGAGAGTGCTGTTCAACGCGGTGCAGTCGCTCCGCATTGCGAGCATCCTGCTGAAGCCGTTCATCCCGAAGAGCGCGGAGACGATCTACACGAGCTTCAACTTCCCGACCCCGTGGGCCGAAGTGAAGTACGCGGACGCGACCGCGCTGACGGCTCAGCCCGATGACCTTCGGGTTACTGCGGAGCTGATCGAAGGTAAAGTGAAGCCGCTGTTCCCGCGGATCGGATAA
- a CDS encoding dihydrodipicolinate synthase family protein — MRPHTPFVGLVPAVLTPFDSTGELNLAAVEPHAELLARDGVAGVFVGGTTGEFSSLTLEERLSLTARWATVTKGSPTRLVVHVGANCLADAKHLAAHANALGAAAIAAVAPSYFKPKSLDVLISWCAELAAAAPDTPFYFYDIPVLTGVAFPMADFLEQAPARIPTLKGVKFTNPDLMTLQRMLRADNGRFDVLFGMDEQLLAAVVLGARGAVGSGYNFAAPLFNRLLAAADANDFATARAEQYRAVELVALLMRHSYLPAAKEVMRVRGVDLGSVRLPHQGFTAEQAANFRRDLDALDLAELLGTPGM, encoded by the coding sequence ATGCGACCGCACACACCGTTTGTTGGGCTGGTCCCGGCCGTACTCACGCCCTTCGATTCGACCGGCGAACTGAACCTCGCCGCGGTCGAACCGCACGCCGAGTTGCTCGCGCGGGACGGCGTCGCCGGCGTGTTCGTCGGCGGCACCACCGGGGAGTTCAGTTCGCTCACGCTGGAAGAGCGGCTCTCACTCACCGCGCGCTGGGCCACTGTTACAAAGGGCAGCCCGACGCGGTTGGTCGTTCACGTCGGGGCAAACTGCCTCGCGGACGCCAAGCACCTCGCCGCGCACGCGAACGCGCTCGGCGCTGCGGCAATCGCGGCCGTTGCGCCGAGCTACTTCAAGCCGAAGTCGCTGGACGTGCTCATTTCGTGGTGCGCGGAACTCGCGGCCGCAGCGCCCGACACGCCGTTCTACTTTTACGACATCCCGGTCCTCACCGGCGTCGCGTTCCCGATGGCGGATTTCCTCGAACAAGCGCCCGCCCGCATCCCGACGCTCAAAGGCGTGAAGTTCACCAACCCGGACCTGATGACGCTCCAGCGCATGCTCCGCGCGGACAACGGGCGCTTCGACGTGCTGTTCGGAATGGACGAACAACTGCTCGCCGCGGTCGTGCTGGGGGCGCGCGGCGCGGTCGGGAGCGGGTACAACTTCGCCGCTCCGCTCTTTAACCGGCTGCTCGCCGCGGCGGACGCGAACGACTTCGCCACCGCCCGTGCCGAGCAATATCGCGCGGTCGAACTGGTGGCCCTCCTGATGCGCCACAGCTACTTACCGGCCGCGAAAGAAGTGATGCGGGTGCGGGGCGTCGATCTCGGCTCGGTGCGCCTGCCGCACCAGGGTTTTACTGCGGAGCAAGCCGCGAACTTCCGCCGCGACCTCGACGCCCTGGATCTCGCCGAACTGCTCGGAACGCCCGGGATGTGA
- a CDS encoding class I SAM-dependent methyltransferase, whose translation MPSTVPPQPVATSPVAPATALHTPAAGPTDTAKTNPHPPAGPNRTPKGPDWWLMMRAFLTQGKRIASFAPSSRFMARKILDGINWATAGSIVELGAGTGPITAEMVRLASPKTRLVVIELDPTLCGRLRERFRGSPNVEVILGDATKFGELLAERGIPKVDHVLSGLPLPSFPAEVRDSILATAARTIASGGTFRQLTVMPLVYYKLYRRYFEAVRFRFVPFNLPPGGVYVCRGFRGAVNP comes from the coding sequence ATGCCATCAACCGTGCCGCCGCAACCGGTCGCCACCTCGCCCGTGGCGCCCGCCACCGCACTGCACACTCCAGCGGCCGGTCCGACGGACACCGCGAAGACCAACCCGCACCCGCCGGCCGGCCCCAACCGCACCCCCAAGGGGCCGGACTGGTGGCTCATGATGCGGGCGTTCCTCACGCAGGGCAAGCGGATCGCGTCGTTCGCGCCCAGCTCGCGGTTCATGGCCCGCAAGATCCTCGACGGCATCAACTGGGCGACCGCGGGGTCCATTGTCGAGCTCGGGGCCGGGACCGGCCCGATCACGGCCGAAATGGTCCGGCTGGCGAGCCCGAAGACCCGGCTCGTGGTGATCGAACTCGACCCCACGCTCTGCGGCCGACTCCGTGAGCGGTTCCGCGGCTCTCCCAACGTCGAAGTGATCCTCGGTGACGCGACGAAGTTCGGCGAGTTGCTCGCCGAGCGCGGCATCCCGAAGGTCGATCACGTGCTCTCCGGGCTGCCGCTCCCGTCGTTCCCGGCCGAGGTCCGGGACAGCATCCTGGCGACGGCCGCGCGCACCATCGCGTCCGGCGGAACGTTCCGCCAGCTCACCGTGATGCCGCTGGTCTATTACAAGCTCTACCGCCGGTACTTCGAGGCGGTGCGGTTCCGGTTCGTCCCGTTCAACCTCCCGCCCGGCGGCGTGTACGTGTGCCGCGGGTTCCGGGGCGCGGTGAATCCGTAA
- a CDS encoding metallophosphoesterase family protein — translation MKAIISDIHGNMEALQAVLADIKEQGIREVYCLGDVVGYGPNPRECIDLVMDSKLVLLGNHDQGAMFDPDGFNQSAERAIFWTRGQLESPSEPRPSREKRWEFLSERPRSHRENGHLFVHGSARNPLNEYVFPEDVYNQRKMERIFALVDRYCFQGHTHVPGIFTETMQFLSPEEVDFAHKLDGRKTLCNVGSVGQPRDGNWRACYVVLDNDVIKFRRVEYDWQKTRDKIYEIPDLDNFLGDRLGEGR, via the coding sequence GTGAAGGCGATTATCAGCGACATCCACGGCAATATGGAAGCCCTCCAAGCCGTGCTCGCGGACATCAAAGAGCAGGGCATCCGCGAGGTGTACTGCCTCGGCGACGTGGTCGGCTACGGGCCGAACCCGCGCGAGTGCATCGACCTCGTCATGGACAGCAAGCTCGTCTTGCTCGGGAACCACGACCAGGGCGCGATGTTCGACCCGGACGGGTTCAACCAGTCCGCCGAGCGCGCCATCTTCTGGACCCGCGGGCAACTGGAGTCCCCCAGCGAACCGCGCCCGTCGCGCGAGAAGCGCTGGGAGTTCCTCTCGGAGCGCCCCCGGAGCCACCGCGAGAACGGGCACCTCTTCGTCCACGGCTCGGCCCGCAACCCGCTCAACGAGTACGTGTTCCCCGAGGACGTGTACAACCAGCGCAAGATGGAGCGCATCTTCGCCCTCGTCGACCGGTACTGCTTCCAGGGCCACACGCACGTCCCCGGGATCTTCACCGAGACCATGCAGTTCCTCAGTCCGGAAGAGGTCGACTTCGCGCACAAGCTCGACGGCCGCAAGACGCTCTGCAACGTCGGCTCGGTGGGCCAACCCCGGGACGGCAACTGGCGCGCGTGCTACGTCGTGCTCGATAACGACGTCATCAAGTTCCGCCGCGTCGAGTACGACTGGCAGAAGACCCGCGACAAGATCTACGAGATCCCGGACCTCGACAACTTCCTCGGCGACCGACTCGGCGAGGGGCGCTAA